The DNA segment tagatataaaatatatggatTTCTAGCTGGGCCTAGAAATtgtgaacaaaaacaaagaccAGACATTTTATGGCTGTCATTGTCGAGATTTTGCTGGGGGTTGGGGTCACACAGTTCAGCAAGGGGAATTGAGGGATTTGTGGGGGTTTGTGTCTAGCGGTTAAGTGCTTCGACGCCAATGGCCTCTTCAATGCTTTAGGATAAACAAACAAGAGCGTCTTTTGACTCCTCGTGTGATTATcctttcccatttttttttttttgtttttgttgtttttgcctaTTTGCTTACGTCTGTTGCTTcttcattaaaattatgtggcatttgtatttatttatagctagAACTCGGGAGATATATTAATTGCTCTATTGCTTGGATGTGCATGAACTTATCCACATTCTAATTCAATAAACTGATGATTTAATGGCACCGAATTAAAGAACTATAACTCATTAATCGATATCTCATTTAATGTCAAATAAATTGTGGCAAACTATGGTTAGTTTAATAATGTCTAGTCAATTACAAAAGGGATTAACATCAAGGGAGGTAATATTTTCGTTCAATCCTCCGCTTCGACTCCGAATCCGACTCcgggtatattttatttttgtcttaattatttattatcattctGTTTGATTTGCACGTTCACTTGTGGCTTTAGCCAGTGTTTAATAAACGTGCACATGAAGCACTGATATTTTGCTAAACAAGCAGCATGTATACAAAGGCGTACTTAAAATgacacagatacaaatacagataccCGGACATACAAATGCACAGTTTAATTTTTGCTTGTCAAGCTTAATTTGCGCTTCAATGCATTGCCTGTGCGTGTGAGTCACTATGGCTGTGattgcgactgtgtgtgtacgagtgtgagtgtgagtgtatgtgtgcaggGATTGCATGCACGAATGACAGGATGCCCAGaagaaacacaacaacaacctcaTTCCTTAACGGCTGGACGGGAGCATGTCCGCCAAGTCAGCATTTGTTTTGGGGCTAAAGCTGAAACTCAGTCGACACTGGCAACTTGGTGGAGATTGTTGTCATTCTGGGTTGCATGtcagcaaagccaaagcaaagcaaagcaatttaattacagTCTGTTATGTTTATagacattcaaattaaacaacccatatttgaaatatcaaTTTGGTCTTTTTAACGggtatttaatttcttttcccCTGCTTTGAATACGAAACTTAATACTTCTGctcatattaaattatattccaACTGATTGTTATTGCCAGCTCGAGCCTAGATGGTCACTTCAACCTGAGACTACTGTAGTCCTTCTACTTCGGATCAACTACTGAGAAATTGATTAGGATTTCCGCATTTCagttattttattgaaattgtggTTGATTTGCGGTTGATTTGAGACAGCCAGCCATTCCCTTGGATAATGCATTCGCTCCGAGAAGGGAGAAGGGAAAAGACGAATAACTGCCTCTACTTGATATGCTATTAGCGATGCGGCTGCCATTCAAAGTAGAGAATAAGATGAAATAACGCCAGCCACTAATGCGCTttgattttcacattttgccGTGGCATCGctttccattgttgttgctcgcttgctgtcgttgctgttgttattgttgttgttgttgttgttcttgttgttgtggtattTTCCAGCATAGCTCGTAGTTCATTTAATGGCTGCGGATATGGTTAAAAGCATTTGCCCAGCTACCTTTTCATAGaccattaaatttgcatttgacgCTGACTGGCGCGATTGGCAGCGTAGATTTAAGTCATCCCCATCAGAAAGTTCCCacctaaatatttaaacaattcaaTGGGGAGCTCTCTAAATGAAGTTGTATCGAGCCTTATAAAACAGATATTATATTTGCTCTCGTAGCGGAAACCAAAGGAGTGgcaaatatttctaaatgtTTAACACTACAGCTATAAAGATAGATTTATCTTCTACataacgaaaatatttttaacctTTATACACTTAATGCGAACTAATAAATCTTTAGATATTTGTCTTTCACCAAGCCATAATAGATAAAAGCATTCGAGTTTTAAAAATCTTCTATTCTAATTTAGAagtagcggatataaaaattcttttaaatcgATATGAATTCCCttattttaatacttattCTACCACACGATAGAATAAGAATTAGAGTCAAACAATAATTTCTTAATGCATTGAATCGATGTATTCTAAggttatttagtatttagtttaACCCAACGCggcattatattatatattaggCATGACTGATTGgaaatgttgaatgttgttattgaaaagaattttcaacttattttatacccgctgccTACCTATGGGCTGGAAGGGTCGTATAacttattatattatcaaaAGAGCAGTCTTGAAATACGTTTTTTAGGTtaaaaatcaagatttttaatctaaacttgcattttaagattaaaaacatcttattttcaaaatcttgatttaagattttttttttattttagattgaaaagtagtttgagaattttgatttataatttttggaacttaaaaaaacaatcttgaaatatgATTTTAGGTTGAAGCAATCCTATAATTCAgatttttatgctaaatttaaattttaagatgAAAAGCATCTccttttaagattaaaatcttaaatcaaaattttttggtAGAAAAGTAGATtgaaaatcttgatttaaaaaaaaagaatttgattttgtttcttaaaattttggaatttctttccatttaaattaaaagccaaTTTCTGGAGTTATTGCCGTTAGCTTAGTAGGTATACATAGCTACtaagtatatacaaaatagtaAGTGTTATAATTGAAACATTCGGTAATATAAATAAgtgtgtaaatataaaaaacacgcaatctatttattttgtttgtttttgccttaTTGGATTTTTCCATTCTAGAATCAAGAGTATAATCttgaattgaatgaataaattttaaatcttgatttaagaataaaccaTCTTTATTCTAGAtattattcttgattttagcacaTTTTTTGTGTGATCTACACGtctttttagaatttatttaaggaatacttttgtatgggaaagtATATAatactctttggtatatagtcttcggtatattttgttatttgtatgtatatttttgaatatgttattataattgttaGCGAATATCTCATAGTTGAGCACAGTCTACTGTAACTTTATTACTTGTAATATTTCTATTACTGTTTAAGCAATTTCTTTTTCCTATGAAACTTGCGTGAAATTCTTCTAAACTTGCAGACAAgtaattatgcaaaatatttttagtgatGAAacgaatttgtatttaatttatacagtttattagcGAAGTATTAGGATATATCATGGAATCGACGCAGATCGGTCACAGAATAAGCATCCAAAATCGGTTGCCTCGAAGCGAGAGCAAACATTATGTTTGAGCAAAAATGTGGCGTGATTTCCCCACGGAAATTGATGACGGTGTTTGCTGAGTCGCAAACGTGTTGTTGGAGTTAAGCAAAGCGGCCGAGCACCCAGGAGCCCACCTACAGTGAATTTGTCATTTCCAGTCTAAACGTGCGGATAAACAGAGTCAAGCTAGAGGAGGAGTAGTTGGTCGAGGATATAGGGGATATGAGAACTGGGCATTCGAGATGGGTGAATGGCGGTGGGTGATGGAAAGGGGAAGAGTGCGGGGTAGAAGAGGAGAAGCTCGAGTTTGGCCAGTGCCATTTGGTTCGTATGTTCGATGGCGCGTTTGTTTGCATGGATGTCAGCAGCCATAACATCGAGGAAAGAGGACTATGAAAGGGGGACACTGAATTCGAGATACACAGCGGGGAGAGCGGCAAAGGAGGAGGGAAGCGTATGGTAGGCAGCATCGGAGTCGACTGCGCAGTGCGTGTCGCTTTAACAAACCGGAAGTTACAAGCGATGTAATGAAAAACGACAGGACGGAAGTAGCAATGGGACACCCACACTACCCATTCTATAGAGTCTATAGAGTAGAGAGCCAAGGACAGCCAGGAAAGTTTTGTGCGTAGCCTGTAGGGGATCAGAACTCCCGTATAGCGGATTGGGAGTGCgactgggactgggactgggactgggactgggactgggactgggactgGGGCTGGGATTGGCTGGACTCTCGAAGTGAGTGAGTTTGCCTTAACATCGCTGGTATTTATAGACAATTGATTCGTGATTGTTGACAGCGTCCAGCGTCGCGTGGAATGTCATGAGTTTCGCCAGTGCCAATGCCAGTGCTATTGGTTAGTCTGCTCCCACctcctgctgcttctgctgatCGTTCCCTGTCAGAAATTCCTCTGCTGAACACAGAGCACTGAGTTTTGTGCACTTCGCAATGTTCACACTGTGCTTTGGCATTCTCTTCGTTGCTCATAAAAATGTTCCGAATTATGTTCGACCCCATATGTCCATGACAAgtgcaatttttttgtttaacaattgACTTAGCACTCGCAGTCAttgtaaataacaaaattctttCGAGTCTATAAATTACATCAGAAAATCTAGAAATATGTTGCCCCAAGTTTTAGGAGCAGTAGAGTCCCAGCGGGAAAGCAGGAAAGGAATCCAAATGCGGGTATTATTagattatattcaattttataacaTTAAGATGAGTTCTGCATTCTAAAGAGTCAGACTCACACTGTCCCAGAATCGAATTCAACTGATGATGATCCAGAATACTTTAAGAAACGCACTGGTAACATAAATTGGTTCGAAGATATCTGCTTCTGTTATCTATTTTTATGTCGTATATTAAAACTTGTGCCTATATTTTTAACTAGTGTAATATACTATTTGTGTGAAGGAagagaaatataaaaagatataaaatCACGTTCAAAAAACTTCAATAAAGTGTGTTAAGTTTAAaccatttacatttttaaaaaaaatattaaaatttgttttttaatattaaaaagtttgcaaaataatatttcaaatataattttcaaattaataagtaagaaagcgcCTCGACAACAGAACTGCTCTTtgccatataaaatatttcttcaaaaAATTCTACAATTATTATCAGTAATATACTGTAAGTCTTTATATAGGTATACAATAATACGACCATATGGGCAGCAGGAATAAAAATTCTGATTTTCACGTccacaaaatgttaaaaatgttactttatttttagtttgcaaaaaaatgatatgcgtgataaaaaaaaaaaaaaatcttaaaacatGAATTTTTGatcgaaataaattttaaataagtaagaaagctacagtcgagtgtgctcgactgtgagatacccgctgcctattttgaataaaaacaatatattttgcggtattattctcaaaacataccaattatactacaaaaatattaaaaatatattttggtgtattattataaaaatataccaaatatactaaaaatactaaatatatgcCAAATGGATATAGTACCGCAATCAAATCATAGATTGCACAATATACcggattgtcagccaaagcaactaagacccctagtaagtaggcgtttttgcccatacaaaagtatttcgcaaccaaattttcaggaatcataactactatagttattattgtatataccaaattctagctttaaaattacgcttgtttttcgattttttggatttgcgggggcggaagtgggcgtggtaaaaatttgaaacaaacttgatctgcgtgcaaacataacaaatgctgttgaaaaaaattatagctctatctcttatagtctctgagatccagtgtttcatacggacagacggacggacacacagacggacatggccagATCGCCTTGGCTGTTAACGCTgttcaagaatatacatactttatagggtcggagatgcctccctctacctgttacatacatttacatttaaaacctttctaccctatgggtagggTGTATAAAAAGGGTGTTGGCGATGTTAAATCAGTAACAAGATTTCGACTTGATTAAAGAAGTTTTTTATCTTAGAACTTATTTttggatatatatttttgttggttgttgttgtttttgagtAAAATTGTATATCCAAGTAGTCAGCTAGCTAAATTGATTAGCTAttagaaaaaataacaaattatattttgggtaaaactttttaaaatatataatgtcTGAGAAAACTGAGGAAAATTCACTTGCGTCACCATCTGTAGATATTTTGGGAATCTGTAAAACACCCAAACAACTAGAATCTCTAATGGAGATCAGTAGTAGTTCAGTCAATTCGAATACTACTGAACTGCCCCTGTATAGGCAACAGGAAGTGGAACGTATCGTTCAGAAGACTCTGAAAGAATTTAAGAACAAGGGATACTTTAATGATATAGACGAAAATAAGCTAATGAGTTTAATCGTTTCCAAAGTCTTAATAGAGCTGCAAGTCAATGATCAATTGTATGATGAGATGCAGGGCATTAAACAAACACTAAACTCCTACATCCAACACTCTAGGGCGGTGAGCGATGATATTGCTGAGATATTTCTAGACTTGCATAATATCTATTCAAAACTAGAAAAGTTTTCCAACATTGATAAACGTGAAAAGCTCttcaaaagtgaaaaattgaCCAGACGGATACAAGAAGCGGAAGACTACCTAGAATCTAAAAAACACTTTATTACTAATGATGTCCCCATCCATCCATCTAGCACTTCATCCAACTCCAATGTCGCATATTCAAATAATAGTGAGGAAGATGTAATATCTAGCGATATAAGACAAGCTGACAAAGAAGTCTTTCTTACAAACATGCTAATGGTAAAAAAGTCGGATTTTTCCGTTGGACTCAACCAAAATAAGCAATTCTACACCGATGCCGAAAGAGTGCTAAGGACTCAAAACAGCCCCCAATAAGAACACCGTTAAGGGATCCttgtcaaaatttaaataataatgtgagGACTTCCACGAATAATTAAAGACACACTAAAATCTTTATACGTGTAACTTCAACCCATATCGATTTTGTGCCGCAAGAGCTTAGTAAACAATACAAAAGTGCAAATTTTTTGTGGCAAACCACTTTGAATCACTTTTCCAGCTGACAAATACTTTTTCACCTGAAATGTATCTGTCTCCGTATCTGTCTCATTCGTTTATGGCTGGCAATTTGCATAACGTCCGCATCTCTGCCAAGCATTTCTTTCCGCAGTTTTCTTACATTCCATTAGCTGTCCTCACTGTTGCTCCACCTTTAGCAACAAGTCGTTCAACTGAGCTCAATTGTTATGCATCCAAGAAACTCAGCAAGAGTAAATTAGTATcatttacaaacaaaaattaaataatttgtggtttacaaattataaatacaagtaatatttattgataatttaaGTAGATCAGATTATATTTCTGCGTTCTATGGTGAAATTTCGAAactatttttatgctttatttttagaGGACATTCAATACGTCAGCAATCGAAATAACCGACATCTTTATAGATTGCGGATCACACtacataacatattttttataacgAATTTGTATTGGGAAAAAATCAGAATGAAAACTCTTTCATCaacagatttatttttatacccgctacctataaAGTTGATAGGTATGATTACTTTGTGGCGGCTGGGAATTTATATAAAAGGCAGATGGACAAATCTTGAACcctattttatatattcttgatcttGATTTTGAATGGtaactatagtctttatgattcctggttgcgatcagaaacaaaatatagaaGGTATctaaaaaattcttttgtatggagATAACCCTTATTTACTAATAGTCTTACTTACTTTGGCTaagaatctggtatattttgcactctatggtgaattttaaatgtaatggtatataaatatatcaattacAGCGTTTGgtaaaattaagaattttctaggtgtattaatttagtatattttattcaaaaagttACACTCGagcgtactcgactgtgagatacccgctacccattttgaataaaagcaatatattttgcggtattaatctcaaaatataccgaatatactgccaaatactaaaaatataccaaatggtatatcgatatagtaccgcatttaagatatagtaccgcatttaaGATAtgccatagacggcacaatataccatattgtcagccaaagcaacttagacccttagtaagtaggcgtctttgcccatacaaaagtatttctttaataacttcgacaatttttatcttatcgcaacaaaattttcaggaatcataactactatagttattattgtatataccaaattcgcaactctagctttaaaattacgcttgtttttcgattttttggatttgcgggggcggaagtgggcgtggcaaaaatttgaaacaaacttgatctgcgtgcaaacataacaaatgctgtcgattgctctatctcttatagtctctgagatctaggtgttcatacggacagacggacatggctagatcgtctcggctgttgacgctgatcaagaatatatatactttatagggtcggagatgcctccttctatctgttacatacatttcctgtcggtacaaagttataatacccttctaccctatgggtagctggtataatTATTGAAGTTATTAAGAgacaattattaaaataatttttttacgACAAAAAATGGCTGCTGCACtcgggttttagttgcttagGTGGACAATGTACTCTCGTGCTCTATTGTGTAATTACAATGATAAATGttccaaatatagcctttttGGTAAGAATAAggcatttattgaaaatggatgAGATAAGGGTgttattgttgaaattttattgctgCACTAAGTTTTTGCCGACTGAGCCTAATTCGATTAGCGATATCAATGAGAATCGGAGGTTGAGGGAAATAATTGATTCTAGCCAATGCTGCTGTGACAATTAATCATCACAGTGGCCGGACCATTTGGTATCAGAGGAATACTCCGTTGGTTTCTCTGTGGGCAGGAGAGTTGCCTATATCACATTTATTGTCAAACAATTGAAGCTCGATGTCTGTGCTTGGCCTTTTCTATTGTTGTCTTTTTACTGCTGCGCCAGGCAAGTTGGGTGCACTCAAAATAATAACACAGCACATAGCACTTGTGCCGACGGAGGAAGGGAACCAAGCTACTCGAAGGGAAGGCGACGAACAACTAACTGCAGTCCTGTAATGGCAGCATTTACTCAATTTTAGTACATAGTAAACGTATTTCTTTATGGCCCTGAGGTTATTTGTGCAGTGTTCCACATTCTTAGATCCAGATCCAGATTCAGTTCCCATTTGCCATCTCTCAGTTCCAGTACTCCCCTCTTCTCTCTTTAGCCAGTTCCATTCACATTCGCAAACATAAAGGTACTATATTCTGACACAATATAAACGAAGTTCGTTTCCTGAGTGGCCATTTAACTGCGAGGCTTTTCATATGTCTGTCCGAGATCTTCCCTCTCCCCTAGAACAGGGTAAAAGCCTTTTCAAATTCTCGCAGACAAATATGATAAAGTATTTGTTGGCTGCTTTTACTTCTggttttcttttaattgctttgaagTAAACACTGAGAATGC comes from the Drosophila sulfurigaster albostrigata strain 15112-1811.04 chromosome 2L, ASM2355843v2, whole genome shotgun sequence genome and includes:
- the LOC133850299 gene encoding uncharacterized protein LOC133850299 gives rise to the protein MSEKTEENSLASPSVDILGICKTPKQLESLMEISSSSVNSNTTELPLYRQQEVERIVQKTLKEFKNKGYFNDIDENKLMSLIVSKVLIELQVNDQLYDEMQGIKQTLNSYIQHSRAKSFPTLINVKSSSKVKN